A genome region from Nycticebus coucang isolate mNycCou1 chromosome 22, mNycCou1.pri, whole genome shotgun sequence includes the following:
- the LAPTM5 gene encoding lysosomal-associated transmembrane protein 5, which produces MAPSTATIRQTCCCFNVRIATTALAIYHVVMSVLLFIEHSVEVAHGKTSCKSSKMGYLRMADLISSFLLIAMLFIISLSLLIGVVKNREKYLLPFLSLQVMDLLLCVLTLLGSYIELPAYLKLASRRSRAGPSRVPLMTLQLLDFCLSILTLCSSYMEVPTYLNFKSMNHMNYLPSQENMTHNQFIKMMIIFSIAFITVLILKVYMFKCVWRCYRFIKYMNSVEERSDSKMLQKVVLPSYEEALALPSKAPEGGLAPPPYSEV; this is translated from the exons ATGGCCCCCAGCACAGCCACCATCCGCCAGACTTGCTGCTGCTTCAACGTCCGCATCGCCACCACTGCCCTGGCTATCTACCATGTG GTCATGAGTGTGTTATTGTTCATTGAGCACTCAGTGGAGGTGGCCCATGGCAAGACCTCTTGCAAGTCCTCGAAGATGGGCTACCTCAGGATGG CTGACCTGATCTCCAGCTTCCTGCTCATCGCCATGCTCTTTATCATCAGCTTGAGTCTGCTCATTGGTGTGGTCAAG AACCGGGAGAAGTACCTGCTGCCCTTCCTGTCCCTGCAAGTCATGGACCTCCTGCTGTGCGTGCTCACGCTGCTGGGCTCCTACATCGAGCTGCCCGCCTACCTCAAGCTGGCCTCCCGGAGGAGCCGTGCT GGCCCCTCCAGGGTCCCACTGATGACCTTGCAGCTACTAGACTTCTGCCTGAGCATCCTGACTCTCTGCAGCTCCTACATGGAAGTGCCCACCTATCTCAACTTCAAGTCCATGAACCACATG AATTATCTCCCCAGCCAGGAGAATATGACTCATAACCAGTTCATCAAGATGATGATCATCTTTTCCATTGCCTTTATCACCGTCCTCATCCTAAAG GTCTACATGTTCAAGTGCGTGTGGAGATGCTACAGATTCATAAAGTACATGAACTCGGTTGAAGAAAGGAGTGACTCCAAGATGCTCCAGAAG gtGGTCCTGCCGTCCTACGAGGAAGCTCTAGCTCTGCCATCCAAGGCTCCAGAGGGGGGCCTAGCGCCGCCCCCATACTCAGAGGTGTGA